The DNA region GCTATGGCGGAGAGGAAGGCTCCCAATATTATCCCCATTATCTCCGGTCTGAGATACTGGACCACTCCGGCCCTGTGCAGTCCTAGGGCACCGGCTATGTCCCTCTCGAAACAGGCTACGCATATACCCATATTGCCCGGATTTCCCCAGTGGACCAACAGAGGAGCCAGAACCCCTACGGCGATTCCCGCTACGATAGGACCCATCCTGGACAACAGGATCCTGTCCAAACCTTTCATATCGACGAACACCTCTTCTTTCGACTTGAATTGTCCCTAGAAACGACACGGATAAAAGCTGAAACGAAATACTAAACGACGGTATCAGAGGATATTTATTACCTCCTTTATAGGGCTTATTCTTTGAAATTATAGATCAGGCGAGGGAATTGTTCAACCCGATCCTTGCCTACCTTCAGGGGTGGCGTTATCATGACCTAGATAAAGGTTGGGAGGTGTGTGTCATACGCTGTTTAGCCACTTTCGACGTTACCAGCATGGCTATAATGTTCGAGCGGCTTTTTCGCAAAAAGGGCCTCAACGTCAAGGTCGTTCCGGTGCCCAGAAGTCTTTCGTCGAGCTGTGGGTTGGCCTGCGAATATCCTTGCGATGACGAGCAGGAAATACGATCCATCTGTGCCGATAGGGATATCGACGTTATCGGTTGGCATCGTCTGGACTGAAGGGATTGATAGATAGAGATGTTGGACAGAAGGTTGATAGAGGAGATGCGTAACACCGCCGGGGCAAGCGATCTGGAGGGAGCTCAGGCTGCTGCTGCTGTGTACGAAAGGATGTTGTCCATGAAGGAAGGCCAGTCCATGACGGTCCAGTTCGAGCCGGGAGAGGATTTTTCGATAAAGTGTGTTCCCGGTGGCTATGATATAGGCTGATGGCCAGGGATAAGAAACGCAGAGTTCCCCTGGCGGAGGAGCTTCCCACAGGGGAGGATGCCTTTGCCGAGGCCGCTGCCTCTCTGGGATTCGACGCTCGTTTCGAGAATGATTCCCTTTCGGGCGATAAGGAGTTACCCAAAGATGATT from Dethiosulfovibrio faecalis includes:
- a CDS encoding DUF3343 domain-containing protein, encoding MCVIRCLATFDVTSMAIMFERLFRKKGLNVKVVPVPRSLSSSCGLACEYPCDDEQEIRSICADRDIDVIGWHRLD